In Georgenia soli, a genomic segment contains:
- a CDS encoding GIN domain-containing protein yields the protein MLIKNLPAALGLLSAAGLLLMGCAVAGPSGAVTTEDGEVDSSVRAVRLDGTGNLRVSTGDRASLTVTAHESTLEELTSDVHDGVLVLGVRPGMRLRDLGDITYELVLPEVEGITVRGTGDVVAELSPTDSLAVGVEGTGDVQAQGVDVDNLLVDIEGTGSVRLSGAARAQSVQIDGTGSYEGRELTSQDAVVTLSGTGSADVEVSSELTATVDGAGSVTYGGGASVTSRTDGLGAVRER from the coding sequence ATGCTGATCAAGAACCTGCCCGCCGCCCTCGGTCTCCTCTCCGCCGCCGGGCTGCTGCTGATGGGATGTGCCGTGGCGGGACCGTCCGGCGCGGTCACGACCGAGGACGGCGAGGTCGACAGCTCGGTGAGGGCCGTGCGCCTCGACGGCACGGGCAACCTGCGGGTCAGCACCGGCGACCGGGCGTCGCTCACGGTCACCGCCCACGAGAGCACCCTCGAGGAGCTGACGTCGGACGTGCACGACGGTGTGCTCGTCCTCGGGGTCCGCCCCGGCATGCGTCTGCGGGACCTCGGCGACATCACCTACGAGCTCGTCCTGCCCGAGGTCGAGGGGATCACCGTCCGAGGCACCGGCGACGTCGTCGCCGAGCTGTCCCCCACCGACTCCCTCGCCGTCGGCGTGGAGGGCACCGGGGACGTGCAGGCGCAGGGCGTCGACGTCGACAACCTCCTCGTCGACATCGAGGGCACCGGCTCGGTCCGGCTCAGCGGTGCGGCGCGCGCGCAGTCCGTGCAGATCGACGGCACCGGCAGCTACGAGGGCAGAGAGCTCACCTCGCAGGACGCCGTCGTCACGCTGTCCGGCACCGGCAGCGCCGACGTCGAGGTCTCCAGCGAGCTCACCGCGACCGTGGACGGGGCCGGGTCCGTCACCTACGGCGGCGGCGCGAGCGTCACCTCCCGGACGGACGGGCTGGGCGCGGTCCGCGAGCGCTGA
- a CDS encoding GNAT family N-acetyltransferase, producing the protein MLLVSRHASTVSVREVAWDDPAAAGLRAAMSEELDPRLAAHETRLAPVLAAPADEVALTLLMEDDGEAVACGSLRRLPDVVDVDGASARHEVKKLYVAPGHRRRGLASLLLAELRGAAAQAGDGALVLHTATPMPEAVVFYQERGWREIPPFGRYADVADVSICFGAPTAGRLAD; encoded by the coding sequence ATGCTCCTCGTGTCCCGGCATGCCTCCACCGTCAGCGTCCGTGAGGTCGCGTGGGACGACCCGGCCGCCGCCGGGCTCCGCGCCGCGATGAGCGAGGAGCTCGACCCCCGCCTCGCCGCCCACGAGACCCGCCTCGCCCCGGTCCTGGCGGCCCCGGCGGACGAGGTCGCCCTGACCCTCCTCATGGAGGACGACGGCGAAGCCGTGGCGTGCGGGTCCCTGCGCCGGCTGCCGGACGTCGTCGACGTCGACGGGGCGAGCGCCCGGCACGAGGTCAAGAAGCTCTACGTCGCTCCCGGCCACCGCCGTCGGGGTCTCGCCTCCCTGCTGCTCGCCGAGCTGCGCGGCGCGGCCGCGCAGGCGGGGGACGGCGCCCTGGTGCTGCACACCGCCACACCGATGCCGGAGGCCGTGGTGTTCTACCAGGAGCGCGGCTGGCGCGAGATCCCGCCGTTCGGCCGGTACGCCGACGTCGCGGACGTGAGCATCTGCTTCGGCGCGCCGACGGCAGGCCGGCTCGCCGACTGA
- a CDS encoding dodecin family protein, whose amino-acid sequence MAASVARVTTISVRSDTSFEDAVRVGVERASQTLRNVSGAWIKDQKVELTDGKITSFHVVLEVSFVLDD is encoded by the coding sequence ATGGCTGCATCCGTCGCACGGGTCACGACCATCAGCGTCCGTTCCGACACCAGCTTCGAGGACGCCGTCAGGGTGGGGGTGGAGCGAGCCTCCCAGACGCTGCGCAACGTCTCCGGCGCCTGGATCAAGGACCAGAAGGTCGAGCTGACCGACGGGAAGATCACCAGCTTCCACGTGGTGCTCGAGGTCAGCTTCGTGCTGGACGACTGA
- a CDS encoding YciI family protein encodes MSEWIYFIHSPREHFAETMTAEEQRVWGEHAALLERRLADGSLILAGPTLGAVNTGICVFTAADEEAARRYMAEDPTISSGIARGELRPFVAAFVRGAR; translated from the coding sequence ATGAGCGAGTGGATCTACTTCATCCACTCCCCGCGGGAACACTTCGCCGAGACGATGACGGCCGAGGAGCAGCGGGTGTGGGGCGAGCACGCGGCGTTGCTCGAGCGGCGCCTCGCGGACGGCAGCCTCATCCTCGCGGGCCCGACGCTCGGCGCGGTCAACACCGGCATCTGCGTGTTCACGGCGGCCGACGAGGAGGCCGCCCGCCGCTACATGGCGGAGGATCCGACGATCTCGAGCGGCATCGCCCGCGGGGAGCTGCGGCCTTTCGTGGCAGCGTTCGTGCGCGGGGCCCGTTGA
- a CDS encoding putative T7SS-secreted protein, whose product MSTPRPTGWEVTREFWTDPLPGDPTELRTYAGGYRTVAEHITSAAQGLRDLSDLDMKSKAVEKFRQRAAEVAAEIEKAEPLYSGVADAVDTYATGLDAAQDKADLALSAVVEVAGQLESARVAESDAAHAASNHLYREAMNLEPVPGAPTDPAGDLAVARARVDALQAEFDAAVQRIRDAVADRDEAASAAISSIGELADSNALKDSFWDKAGDFLGDVVDFLEKALTVISDILDKFEILLLVASIVLLFVPGGGLLVAALRVLTLIGKIQRVVKIAKHSVALIQVVRGKKSAIELLTGLAKGQVEKLAGKGVEKLVGGAMTRVLSRTGADTLFAASNLVPTDVEIRAIPADFTIGNRNVAQMSMLNDLWRGAYSNHEMTELAVKAAGLEGGAYLAKEYGIKTAADAGDDWLTNHLTETSLANGGNPYLFDWNDPLGAPRPFAEYRDQMDAALVGDGR is encoded by the coding sequence ATGAGCACCCCGCGCCCGACCGGCTGGGAGGTCACCCGCGAGTTCTGGACCGACCCCTTGCCCGGCGACCCCACCGAGCTGCGGACCTACGCCGGCGGCTACCGCACGGTCGCCGAGCACATCACCAGCGCCGCCCAGGGGCTGCGTGACCTCAGCGACCTCGACATGAAGTCGAAGGCGGTCGAGAAGTTCCGCCAGCGGGCCGCGGAGGTCGCGGCCGAGATCGAGAAGGCCGAGCCGCTCTACTCCGGTGTGGCGGACGCCGTCGACACCTACGCCACGGGCCTCGACGCCGCGCAGGACAAGGCCGACCTCGCGCTGAGCGCCGTCGTGGAGGTCGCGGGGCAGCTGGAGTCCGCCCGGGTCGCCGAGAGCGACGCCGCGCACGCGGCGAGCAACCATCTCTACCGCGAGGCCATGAACCTCGAGCCGGTGCCGGGCGCCCCCACGGACCCCGCGGGCGACCTCGCCGTCGCCCGTGCCCGGGTCGACGCCCTGCAGGCCGAGTTCGACGCGGCCGTCCAGCGCATCCGGGACGCCGTCGCCGACCGGGACGAGGCCGCCTCGGCGGCGATCAGCTCCATCGGCGAGCTCGCGGACTCGAACGCCCTCAAGGACAGTTTCTGGGACAAGGCCGGTGACTTCCTGGGCGACGTCGTGGACTTCCTGGAGAAGGCCCTGACCGTCATCTCCGACATCCTCGACAAGTTCGAGATCCTGCTGCTCGTCGCCTCGATCGTGCTGCTCTTCGTCCCGGGCGGCGGCCTCCTCGTCGCGGCGCTGCGGGTCCTCACCCTGATCGGGAAGATCCAGCGGGTCGTCAAGATCGCCAAGCACTCCGTCGCGCTCATCCAGGTGGTGCGCGGCAAGAAGTCCGCGATCGAGCTCCTCACCGGGCTGGCCAAGGGGCAGGTGGAGAAGCTCGCGGGCAAGGGCGTCGAGAAGCTGGTCGGCGGCGCGATGACACGGGTGCTGTCCCGCACCGGTGCCGACACCCTCTTCGCCGCCTCGAACCTCGTGCCGACCGATGTCGAGATCCGCGCCATCCCGGCCGACTTCACCATCGGCAACCGGAACGTCGCGCAGATGTCGATGCTCAACGACCTGTGGCGCGGGGCCTACTCCAACCACGAGATGACCGAGCTGGCGGTCAAGGCGGCCGGCCTCGAGGGCGGCGCGTACCTGGCCAAGGAGTACGGCATCAAGACCGCCGCCGACGCCGGGGACGACTGGCTCACCAACCACCTCACCGAGACCTCCCTCGCCAACGGCGGCAACCCCTACCTGTTCGACTGGAACGACCCGTTGGGCGCGCCCCGGCCGTTCGCCGAGTACCGTGACCAGATGGACGCAGCGCTCGTCGGGGACGGCAGGTGA
- a CDS encoding ABC transporter permease: MTIVDERTVEAAPTVKAQGSGLLRYVIVRFLLIIPTVFILVTLVFFLMRVAGDPITASVGGRLTEAQLAERLAAAGYDRPILVQYVEYLGQIFTGDFGRTITDNREISDILVTYGTATLELVFFALIVAFAVGVPLGMQAAYRRDRVPDAVLRVFAILCYATPVFFAGLLLKLVFSVWLGWFPLSGRTSPSVQLILGRISGSSGINIVDALRTGRWDLISDVLLHAALPALTLGLLTAGVFLRLVRTNLIGTLGREYVDAARSRGVAERRLLRKHAYKPALIPVITVMGLQIALLMGGAVLTETTFEWRGLGFSLAQYLGSRDFVAVQGIVALLAVIVAVTNFLVDVLAALIDPRVRY; the protein is encoded by the coding sequence TTGACGATCGTCGACGAACGGACCGTCGAGGCGGCCCCCACGGTCAAGGCGCAGGGCTCCGGCCTCCTGCGCTACGTGATCGTCCGTTTCCTGCTCATCATCCCCACGGTGTTCATCCTCGTCACCCTGGTCTTCTTCCTCATGCGGGTGGCGGGCGACCCGATCACCGCCTCGGTCGGGGGCCGGCTCACCGAGGCCCAGCTCGCGGAGAGGCTCGCGGCCGCCGGTTACGACCGGCCCATCCTCGTGCAGTACGTCGAGTACCTCGGCCAGATCTTCACCGGTGACTTCGGCCGGACCATCACCGACAACCGCGAGATCAGCGACATCCTCGTCACCTACGGCACCGCGACGCTGGAGCTGGTGTTCTTCGCGCTCATCGTCGCCTTCGCCGTCGGCGTCCCGCTCGGCATGCAGGCCGCCTACCGCCGCGACCGCGTCCCCGACGCGGTGCTGCGCGTCTTCGCGATCCTGTGCTACGCCACCCCGGTCTTCTTCGCCGGCCTCCTGCTGAAGCTGGTCTTCTCCGTCTGGCTGGGCTGGTTCCCGCTCTCCGGCCGCACCAGCCCGAGCGTCCAGCTCATCCTCGGCCGTATCTCCGGCTCGTCCGGCATCAACATCGTCGACGCCCTGCGCACCGGCCGCTGGGACCTCATCTCCGACGTCCTCCTCCACGCCGCCCTGCCCGCCCTCACCCTCGGGCTGCTCACCGCCGGGGTGTTCCTCCGCCTGGTGCGTACCAACCTGATCGGCACGCTCGGGCGGGAGTACGTCGACGCCGCACGCTCACGCGGCGTGGCCGAGCGCCGCCTCCTGCGCAAGCACGCCTACAAGCCCGCGCTGATCCCGGTCATCACGGTGATGGGTCTGCAGATCGCGCTGCTGATGGGGGGTGCCGTCCTGACCGAGACCACGTTCGAGTGGCGCGGCCTGGGCTTCAGCCTCGCCCAGTACCTCGGCTCCCGGGACTTCGTCGCCGTCCAGGGCATCGTCGCGCTCCTCGCCGTGATCGTCGCCGTGACGAACTTCCTCGTCGACGTCCTCGCGGCGCTGATCGACCCGAGGGTGAGGTACTGA
- a CDS encoding ABC transporter substrate-binding protein: MAPAGTRRRALCAVGASAALALVLAACAETDDAGTDDGTGGTGGGKTISVGTTDVITNLDPAGSYDNGSFAVQNQVFPFLMNTPYGSPDVEPDIAESAEFTAPNEYTVKLKEGLTFANGNELTASDVKFTFDRQLKIADPNGPSSLLYNLDSVEVADDLTAVFHLKNPDDVIFPQILSSPVGPIVDEDVFAADAITPADEIVSGNAFAGQYAITDYTENELIQYKAFDGYDGVLGAAETPTVTAQYFTDETSLKLAVQQGDVDVAFRSLSPTDLKDLEGADNLTIHDGPGGEIRYIVFNFNTQPYGAETAEADEAKALAVRQAVAHSLDRQALSEEIYAGTYTPLYSYVPEGLTGAAEPLKELYGDGQGGADADAAAKVLADAGVETPVELNLQYSPDHYGNSSDDEYALIQSQLQADGLFKVNLASTLWDTYSTERREDLYPAYQLGWFPDYSDADNYLTPFFLTENFLGNHYENQEVNDLIIEQATTPDESERTSKIEQIQKLVAEDLSTVPYLQGAQVAVAQKDIKGVTLDASFKFRYAPLTR, translated from the coding sequence ATGGCACCTGCAGGAACACGACGACGTGCACTCTGCGCCGTCGGCGCCTCCGCGGCCCTCGCCCTCGTGCTGGCCGCCTGCGCCGAGACCGACGACGCCGGCACCGATGACGGCACCGGCGGCACGGGCGGCGGCAAGACCATCAGCGTCGGCACCACGGACGTGATCACGAACCTCGACCCGGCCGGCTCCTACGACAACGGATCCTTCGCGGTGCAGAACCAGGTGTTCCCGTTCCTGATGAACACCCCGTACGGCAGCCCCGACGTCGAGCCCGACATCGCCGAGTCCGCGGAGTTCACCGCCCCGAACGAGTACACGGTCAAGCTGAAGGAGGGCCTGACCTTCGCGAACGGCAACGAGCTGACCGCCTCGGACGTGAAGTTCACCTTCGACCGCCAGCTGAAGATCGCCGACCCCAACGGCCCGTCGTCGCTCCTGTACAACCTGGACAGCGTCGAGGTCGCCGACGACCTCACCGCGGTGTTCCACCTCAAGAACCCGGACGACGTGATCTTCCCGCAGATCCTCTCCTCCCCGGTGGGCCCGATCGTGGACGAGGACGTCTTCGCCGCAGACGCCATCACACCGGCGGACGAGATCGTGTCCGGCAACGCGTTCGCGGGGCAGTACGCGATCACCGACTACACCGAGAACGAGCTGATCCAGTACAAGGCGTTCGACGGGTACGACGGCGTGCTCGGCGCCGCCGAGACGCCGACGGTCACGGCCCAGTACTTCACCGACGAGACCTCGCTGAAGCTCGCTGTGCAGCAGGGCGACGTCGACGTGGCCTTCCGCTCGCTGAGCCCGACGGACCTCAAGGACCTCGAGGGTGCGGACAACCTCACCATCCACGACGGTCCGGGCGGCGAGATCCGCTACATCGTCTTCAACTTCAACACCCAGCCCTACGGCGCCGAGACCGCGGAGGCCGACGAGGCGAAGGCCCTTGCGGTCCGCCAGGCGGTCGCGCACAGCCTCGACCGGCAGGCGCTGTCCGAGGAGATCTACGCGGGCACGTACACACCGCTGTACTCCTACGTCCCCGAGGGCCTCACGGGCGCGGCGGAGCCGCTCAAGGAACTGTACGGCGACGGCCAGGGCGGTGCCGATGCCGACGCCGCGGCGAAGGTCCTCGCGGACGCCGGCGTCGAGACCCCCGTCGAGCTGAACCTGCAGTACAGCCCCGACCACTACGGGAACTCCTCCGACGACGAGTACGCCCTCATCCAGAGCCAGCTCCAGGCCGACGGCCTCTTCAAGGTGAACCTGGCCTCGACGCTGTGGGACACGTACTCCACCGAGCGACGCGAGGACCTCTACCCCGCCTACCAGCTGGGCTGGTTCCCGGACTACTCCGACGCCGACAACTACCTCACGCCGTTCTTCCTCACCGAGAACTTCCTGGGCAACCACTACGAGAACCAGGAGGTCAACGACCTCATCATCGAGCAGGCCACCACGCCGGACGAGAGCGAGCGCACGTCGAAGATCGAGCAGATCCAGAAGCTGGTCGCCGAGGACCTCTCCACCGTGCCGTACCTGCAGGGTGCCCAGGTCGCGGTCGCCCAGAAGGACATCAAGGGCGTCACCCTCGACGCGTCGTTCAAGTTCCGCTACGCGCCGCTGACCCGCTGA
- a CDS encoding ATP-dependent DNA ligase, translating into MPARDQPETVQIEGRRLRVTNLSKVLYPETGTTKAEVLGYLARIAPVMIPHCTGRPATRKRWPDGVGTADRPGEFFFVKDLESSAPSWVVRADIEHSSGPKTYPLVDDAATLAWLGQVAALEVHVPQWRFGSDGRPRNPDRIVLDLDPGPGVGLAECAEVARLARTLLQGMGLSPVPVTSGSKGIHLYAALDGSHTSDEINAVAHELARVLEADNKDLVVSDMKKSLRGGKVLVDWSQNNSSKTTIAPYSLRGRHRPTVAVPRTWDELDGDLEHLEYQEVLDRVAESGDPMADLYGGGDVPYADPGERTAVSARRATAEREIVQGGGVGAPGRSALAVGDRLARYRAMRDPALTPEPVPESVTGSGSELSFVIQEHHASRWHLDFRLAHAGVLVSWALPKGVPVDPRDNHLAVQTEDHPMEYGSFEGTIPKGEYGGGEVRIWDEGTYVLEKWHEGKEVIVALSGRPDGGLAGPDGPGEGARVALIRTGGRGGAGEENHWLIHLMESSRVARVSKHEGRRKGSADGDAGRSSSPTSSSGRRAERPENATLRTRGASSGRRGSGGAGDAGARDGEAGGRAGRAGGASGDGRGADARGGNASNGRAAARPADARGVNASNGRAAARREVAPPSPMMATLGDERDLSAGVDWALEMKWDGVRAIVVVDDGDVRLVSRNGNDVTALYPELSDIATAVTGATSAVLDGEIVALDERGRPSFSRLQQRFNLTRDREIARLAQSTPVHLMLFDLLEADGTSFLRETYDERRARLHELVDPARNRRVEIPDAFDGDVEAAMEASLRWGLEGVMAKRRDSTYTPGRRSRAWVKLKHLLTQEAVVIGWRPGQGTRDGAVGSLLLAVPDDDGELRYAGRVGSGFTERETRDWVEELRRISRRTAPADGVPKLDARDAHWVSPVRVAEVALSEWTPDGRMRHPRWRGWRPDKDPADVVVERARPEADRPQAWWSVVQVVSRPARS; encoded by the coding sequence ATGCCCGCCCGTGACCAGCCCGAGACCGTGCAGATCGAGGGCCGCCGTCTGCGCGTGACGAACCTGTCGAAGGTGCTCTACCCGGAGACCGGCACCACCAAGGCCGAGGTGCTCGGCTACCTCGCCCGGATCGCGCCCGTGATGATCCCGCACTGCACCGGCCGGCCGGCCACGCGGAAGCGGTGGCCCGACGGCGTCGGGACGGCGGACCGGCCGGGAGAGTTCTTCTTCGTCAAGGACCTGGAGTCCTCGGCGCCGTCGTGGGTGGTGCGCGCCGACATCGAGCACTCCTCCGGGCCGAAGACGTACCCCCTGGTCGACGACGCCGCGACGCTGGCCTGGCTGGGGCAGGTCGCCGCGCTCGAGGTCCACGTGCCGCAGTGGCGGTTCGGCTCCGACGGGCGCCCGCGCAACCCCGACCGGATCGTCCTCGACCTCGACCCCGGCCCCGGCGTCGGCCTCGCGGAGTGCGCCGAGGTGGCCCGGCTGGCCCGCACGCTGCTGCAGGGCATGGGGCTGAGCCCCGTGCCGGTGACGTCGGGGTCGAAGGGCATCCACCTCTACGCCGCCCTGGACGGCTCGCACACCTCCGACGAGATCAACGCCGTCGCCCACGAGCTCGCCCGGGTGCTCGAGGCCGACAACAAGGACCTCGTGGTCTCCGACATGAAGAAGTCGCTGCGCGGGGGGAAGGTGCTCGTCGACTGGTCGCAGAACAACTCCTCGAAGACCACCATCGCGCCTTACTCGCTGCGCGGGCGGCACCGGCCCACCGTCGCGGTGCCGCGCACCTGGGACGAGCTCGACGGCGATCTCGAGCACCTCGAGTACCAGGAGGTCCTCGACCGCGTCGCGGAGTCCGGTGACCCGATGGCCGACCTCTACGGCGGCGGTGACGTGCCCTACGCGGACCCCGGCGAGCGCACCGCCGTCTCCGCCCGCCGCGCCACCGCCGAGCGGGAGATCGTCCAGGGCGGCGGGGTGGGGGCGCCGGGTCGGTCGGCGCTCGCCGTCGGGGACCGGCTGGCCCGCTACCGCGCCATGCGCGACCCCGCGCTGACGCCCGAGCCCGTGCCCGAGAGCGTCACCGGCAGCGGCTCCGAGCTGTCGTTCGTGATCCAGGAGCACCACGCCAGCCGCTGGCACCTCGACTTCCGTCTGGCCCACGCGGGCGTGCTGGTCAGCTGGGCACTGCCCAAGGGTGTGCCGGTGGACCCCCGGGACAACCACCTGGCCGTGCAGACCGAGGACCACCCCATGGAGTACGGCTCCTTCGAGGGCACGATCCCCAAGGGTGAGTACGGCGGGGGAGAGGTGCGCATCTGGGACGAGGGCACCTACGTGCTGGAGAAGTGGCACGAGGGCAAGGAGGTCATCGTCGCCCTCTCCGGACGGCCGGACGGCGGCCTCGCCGGGCCCGACGGCCCGGGCGAGGGCGCCCGGGTCGCACTCATCCGCACGGGTGGCCGCGGCGGCGCGGGGGAGGAGAACCACTGGCTCATCCACCTGATGGAGTCCAGCAGGGTCGCGCGGGTCTCGAAGCACGAGGGGCGCCGGAAGGGGAGCGCCGACGGCGATGCCGGCCGCTCCTCGAGTCCGACGAGCTCCTCGGGAAGGCGTGCGGAGAGACCGGAGAACGCCACTCTCCGCACCAGGGGTGCGAGCTCTGGCCGTCGTGGCAGCGGCGGCGCGGGCGACGCCGGTGCTCGCGATGGCGAGGCGGGTGGCCGTGCTGGTCGGGCCGGTGGCGCCTCCGGCGACGGGCGCGGTGCCGACGCGCGCGGCGGGAACGCGAGCAACGGCAGGGCGGCGGCCCGCCCTGCCGACGCGCGCGGCGTGAACGCGAGCAACGGCAGGGCGGCGGCCCGCCGGGAGGTGGCTCCGCCGTCGCCGATGATGGCGACGCTGGGGGACGAACGGGATCTCAGTGCCGGCGTCGACTGGGCCCTGGAGATGAAGTGGGACGGCGTCCGGGCGATCGTGGTGGTCGATGACGGCGACGTCCGCCTCGTCAGCCGCAACGGCAACGACGTCACTGCCCTGTACCCGGAGCTCTCCGACATCGCCACAGCCGTGACCGGCGCGACGAGCGCGGTGCTCGACGGGGAGATCGTCGCCCTCGACGAGCGGGGCAGGCCGAGCTTCTCCCGGCTGCAGCAGCGCTTCAACCTCACGCGCGACCGCGAGATCGCCCGCCTGGCGCAGAGCACGCCCGTGCACCTGATGCTGTTCGACCTCCTGGAGGCGGACGGGACGTCGTTCCTCCGCGAGACGTACGACGAGCGGCGGGCGCGCCTGCACGAGCTCGTCGACCCCGCGCGGAACCGGCGCGTGGAGATCCCCGACGCGTTCGACGGCGACGTCGAGGCCGCGATGGAGGCGTCGCTGCGGTGGGGGCTGGAGGGCGTCATGGCGAAACGGCGCGACTCCACCTACACGCCGGGCCGTCGCTCGCGCGCCTGGGTCAAGCTCAAGCATCTGCTCACCCAGGAGGCGGTGGTTATCGGCTGGCGCCCCGGCCAGGGCACGCGCGACGGCGCCGTCGGCTCCCTCCTGCTCGCGGTGCCGGACGACGACGGCGAGCTGCGCTACGCCGGCCGTGTCGGCTCCGGCTTCACCGAGCGGGAGACCCGGGACTGGGTCGAGGAGCTCCGGCGCATCTCCCGCAGGACCGCCCCGGCCGACGGCGTGCCGAAGCTCGACGCGAGGGACGCCCACTGGGTCAGTCCCGTGCGGGTGGCCGAGGTGGCGCTCTCGGAGTGGACCCCCGACGGGCGGATGCGGCACCCCCGCTGGCGCGGGTGGCGCCCCGACAAGGACCCGGCGGACGTGGTGGTCGAGCGGGCCCGACCCGAAGCGGATCGTCCCCAGGCCTGGTGGTCGGTCGTCCAGGTGGTCAGTCGTCCAGCACGAAGCTGA
- a CDS encoding SRPBCC domain-containing protein, whose product MDVVEDPFAPVVKVVTVPMAAGEAFRAFTTGLETWWPFGTHSTAHADRGTVSFGAGVGEEVVEVRPDGGREVWGTVTGWAPPELLTMSWHPGGPPEQATELEVRFSETSDGTRVHLRHTGWEVRDDGAAARARYDAGWDMVLGRYVDSLV is encoded by the coding sequence ATGGACGTCGTCGAGGACCCGTTCGCGCCGGTCGTCAAGGTGGTGACCGTGCCGATGGCCGCCGGCGAGGCGTTCCGGGCCTTCACCACCGGGCTCGAGACGTGGTGGCCGTTCGGGACGCACTCCACGGCGCACGCCGACCGAGGGACCGTCAGCTTCGGGGCCGGGGTGGGCGAGGAGGTTGTGGAGGTCCGTCCCGACGGGGGCCGAGAGGTCTGGGGCACCGTCACCGGCTGGGCACCGCCGGAGCTGCTCACCATGAGCTGGCACCCCGGCGGCCCGCCTGAGCAGGCCACCGAGCTGGAGGTGCGGTTCTCCGAGACCTCCGACGGCACCCGGGTGCACCTGCGCCACACGGGCTGGGAGGTCCGGGACGACGGCGCAGCCGCGCGCGCCCGGTACGACGCGGGCTGGGACATGGTGCTCGGGCGGTACGTGGACAGCCTCGTCTGA
- a CDS encoding bifunctional allantoicase/(S)-ureidoglycine aminohydrolase: MTQTHYYSNPAGLPPQTDLLTDRAIVTEAYTVIPRGVLRDIVTSVIPDWTGTRAWILNRPVAGGATTFAQYLMEVEPGGGSGRPEAQHTVEGFVLVVSGELTVTIEGETHVLAPGGFAYAPAGADWHVRNAGAAPAQFHWIRKAYEPLEGYVARPVFGKEQELEPFPMPDTDGRWRTTRMLPVDDLAYDMHVNIVTFEPGASIPFAETHVMEHGLYVLEGKAVYRLNGDWVEVQEGDYMSLRAFCPQACYAGGPSNFRYLLYKDVNRQIVL; the protein is encoded by the coding sequence ATGACGCAGACGCACTACTACTCCAACCCCGCCGGTCTCCCGCCGCAGACGGACCTGCTGACGGACCGTGCCATCGTGACCGAGGCCTACACGGTCATCCCGCGGGGAGTGCTGCGCGACATCGTCACCAGCGTCATCCCGGATTGGACCGGAACCCGGGCCTGGATCCTCAACCGCCCCGTCGCGGGCGGGGCGACGACGTTCGCGCAGTACCTCATGGAGGTCGAGCCCGGGGGCGGCTCGGGCCGCCCCGAGGCGCAGCACACGGTCGAGGGCTTCGTCCTGGTCGTGTCCGGCGAGCTGACCGTGACGATCGAGGGGGAGACGCACGTCCTGGCTCCCGGCGGCTTCGCCTACGCGCCGGCCGGGGCCGACTGGCACGTGCGCAACGCCGGTGCCGCGCCCGCGCAGTTCCACTGGATCCGCAAGGCGTACGAGCCGCTCGAGGGTTACGTGGCCCGCCCGGTCTTCGGCAAAGAGCAGGAGCTCGAGCCGTTCCCCATGCCGGACACGGACGGGCGGTGGCGCACCACCCGGATGCTCCCCGTCGACGACCTCGCCTACGACATGCACGTCAACATCGTGACGTTCGAGCCCGGCGCGTCGATCCCGTTCGCCGAGACCCACGTCATGGAGCACGGCCTCTACGTGCTCGAGGGCAAGGCGGTCTACCGCCTCAACGGCGACTGGGTCGAGGTGCAGGAGGGCGACTACATGTCGCTGCGGGCGTTCTGCCCGCAGGCGTGCTACGCCGGCGGTCCGTCGAACTTCCGCTACCTGCTCTACAAGGACGTCAACCGCCAGATCGTGCTCTGA